Proteins from a genomic interval of Pseudodesulfovibrio nedwellii:
- a CDS encoding ABC transporter ATP-binding protein/permease gives MDRHMPHPNDNKRITKTALYSWVLYKNIPLQLAVVGIIVVTVAMRVLPLEMQKRIINEAIGLKDLPALWRYCALYIGAVTLAGILKYCINLMQVYIGEKTLKVVRERLYEHLLSLPVQFYRRTSPGNVISYLITEFIPVATFIGQAVAVPAVNVLTFFAMAGYMIHLNPTIGLISISIYPIELFILPRIQKYFRRANRQRIEHTQKLSGLVGEAVSGVHEVHSNASIPLEKARFSAVIEKLYKATVTQNSIKFGIKFVNNFFMSLGPFVLFLIGGYYAIQGHFDVGAIVAFLSAYEKLYDPWKELMEFWQVYQDSSVRYGQIMRAFDHAPEFKQFTEGREPYALDNDIEVRDLSFVIGGNIRLLDSVSMKVKGGEHVALVGFSGSGKSTLALCVAQLYKYTGGSILVGGREVSELTKQDISYNLGMVAQHPFIFDGTVKENLLYSCQSLAMQGGSCTPSGNEPTLDDLIKISQQVGFFTDVLAFALRAKLDTKNPDRSLKEAILASRKEFQEGEAGMYADVAEYIEFFDVDSYSRYMTVAENIAFGAAINEKFDQEHLHEHHQFIEFLEGHGLVAHLTVLGETLARMITDELGPTPEHDAFTNNPIPEAEYGEYQKVANRLDSGEPLSEKEKGLIFKLALAFIPGIHGQIELDKGFVNRVVRSRQDFMDKVTRDHPDSFRFFSHEEYIDSLNIQDNILFGRVRADATGAEDEINHRIMQALIMQGALEPVAEMGLNFEVGSMGDRLSGGQRQKVALARTFLKVPPVLILDEATAALDNKSQGRVQNILTNNWKGKSTVLAVIHRLDMLPYYDKVVVLKAGRIVEQGGYEELLEQKGALYTLIHGKED, from the coding sequence ATGGACCGTCACATGCCGCATCCCAACGATAATAAACGCATCACGAAAACCGCACTCTATTCGTGGGTTCTTTATAAAAATATCCCTCTCCAGCTTGCCGTAGTGGGCATCATCGTGGTCACAGTTGCCATGCGTGTCCTGCCGCTTGAAATGCAGAAGAGAATCATCAACGAAGCGATCGGCCTCAAAGACCTTCCGGCCTTGTGGAGATATTGCGCCTTGTACATAGGCGCCGTGACCCTGGCGGGTATACTCAAATACTGTATCAACCTGATGCAGGTATATATCGGAGAAAAGACCCTCAAAGTCGTCCGGGAACGGCTTTATGAACACCTACTTTCCCTACCCGTCCAATTCTATCGCCGCACCTCTCCAGGCAATGTCATTTCCTATCTTATCACAGAATTCATCCCAGTGGCCACGTTCATCGGCCAGGCTGTAGCCGTCCCAGCTGTCAACGTACTGACATTCTTTGCAATGGCCGGCTATATGATTCATCTGAATCCAACTATCGGCCTCATTTCCATTTCCATTTATCCAATAGAACTGTTCATCCTGCCTCGCATCCAAAAATACTTCAGACGAGCCAATCGTCAACGCATAGAGCACACCCAAAAACTCTCTGGACTGGTCGGCGAAGCCGTTTCAGGCGTCCATGAAGTCCATTCCAATGCGTCCATCCCGTTGGAAAAAGCCCGCTTCTCCGCCGTCATTGAAAAGCTTTACAAAGCCACAGTGACACAAAACAGCATCAAATTCGGTATCAAGTTCGTGAACAATTTTTTCATGAGCCTCGGACCGTTCGTCCTCTTTCTCATCGGTGGTTACTATGCCATTCAGGGCCATTTTGATGTAGGTGCTATCGTGGCCTTCCTGTCTGCCTATGAAAAGCTCTATGACCCATGGAAAGAGCTGATGGAATTCTGGCAGGTATATCAAGACAGTTCCGTTCGTTACGGCCAGATCATGCGCGCCTTTGATCACGCCCCGGAATTCAAACAATTCACTGAAGGACGCGAACCCTATGCTCTGGACAACGACATCGAAGTCCGCGACCTTTCCTTCGTCATAGGCGGCAATATCCGTCTGCTCGACAGCGTGTCAATGAAAGTCAAAGGTGGCGAACACGTGGCCTTGGTAGGCTTCTCCGGTTCGGGTAAATCCACCCTGGCTCTGTGCGTGGCCCAGCTCTATAAATACACGGGCGGCAGCATACTTGTGGGCGGTCGCGAAGTCTCGGAACTGACCAAACAAGATATTTCATACAACCTTGGCATGGTAGCCCAGCATCCCTTCATCTTTGACGGCACAGTCAAAGAAAATCTGCTCTACTCCTGTCAATCTCTGGCCATGCAAGGAGGAAGTTGCACGCCTTCAGGGAATGAACCGACACTCGACGACCTGATCAAGATATCGCAACAAGTCGGATTTTTCACTGATGTCCTTGCCTTTGCCCTGCGAGCCAAGCTGGACACGAAGAACCCAGACAGAAGTCTCAAGGAAGCAATTCTCGCCTCACGCAAAGAATTCCAGGAAGGCGAAGCCGGTATGTACGCAGACGTGGCCGAATACATTGAATTCTTTGATGTGGATAGCTACAGCCGCTACATGACCGTAGCCGAAAACATAGCCTTCGGCGCAGCCATTAACGAAAAATTCGATCAAGAGCATCTGCATGAACACCATCAGTTCATCGAATTCCTTGAAGGACACGGACTCGTCGCGCACCTGACCGTTCTGGGCGAAACTCTAGCACGGATGATTACTGACGAACTGGGACCGACACCCGAACACGACGCCTTCACGAACAACCCTATCCCCGAGGCTGAGTACGGCGAATATCAGAAGGTCGCAAACCGACTCGATTCCGGCGAACCTCTTTCGGAAAAGGAAAAAGGCCTCATCTTCAAGCTGGCCTTGGCCTTCATTCCGGGTATTCACGGCCAGATTGAACTGGACAAGGGTTTTGTCAACCGTGTGGTCCGATCTCGTCAGGACTTCATGGACAAGGTGACACGAGATCACCCTGACTCTTTCCGTTTCTTTAGCCATGAAGAATACATCGATTCTCTGAACATTCAGGACAACATCCTGTTTGGTCGCGTCCGCGCCGATGCCACAGGTGCTGAGGACGAAATTAACCACCGCATCATGCAAGCGCTCATCATGCAGGGAGCGTTGGAGCCAGTGGCCGAAATGGGCCTGAATTTCGAAGTCGGTTCCATGGGTGACCGACTGTCCGGTGGGCAGCGACAAAAAGTCGCTCTTGCACGAACATTCCTCAAGGTACCGCCTGTCCTCATTCTGGATGAAGCCACCGCCGCTCTGGACAACAAGTCACAAGGACGAGTGCAAAACATCCTGACCAACAATTGGAAAGGCAAATCCACAGTTCTAGCCGTTATTCACCGTCTGGACATGCTCCCCTACTACGACAAGGTCGTGGTTCTCAAAGCAGGCCGCATCGTCGAACAGGGCGGATATGAAGAATTACTGGAACAAAAGGGAGCGCTCTACACGCTCATTCACGGCAAAGAGGATTAA